The following nucleotide sequence is from bacterium.
TATTGCTGTTTTAGCAAAGCCGGTACGCCCCTCCCACAATAATTTGTACTTATGCGCCGACGATCTTAACCCTTCGCGTTCCCCTCCCGGAAATACAGCCACAATTTCACCACGTTTTAAAAGGCGCACAGCGTTTTCGGGAGTTGCATCTACCGCTCCCATATTTAAAAAAACTTCGCGTAATACAGGTAAACGCCAGGTGCGGCTATGCATTAGCATACGCACACGGCGTCCGGTTTTTAAGTAAATTTGACGTATCAGGAGTGCCATATCAAAAGGCATAAAACCGTGATTGGCAACAATCATAAAACCTTTTTTTGGGGGGAAATTATTAAACCCAACCATGGTATAACGAAAATATTTTTCAACCATGGCAAGCGATGACGCAAAATGCTTAAGCATTTTTTCATCTGTAAAATATAGATGGTCTTCGTCTCCGTCACGATACGGATTTGTAAAAATATTTTTCTTCGACATGTGAAAGTCTTATAAATCACATCTTGAAAGTACTTTCAAGACTCAAGCTTTTTATTTAAGTTCTGGATAGTGCTTAAGATTAAGCACCCCAATCACCGGCTTTCCATTTTCGTTAAGGGCTACATAGGCTGCTAAATTGGGCGTTATAGGATGGGGATAGGGCCAAAAGCCTTCTTTTAAAATTGTGTTTTTCTGTGTGGTTGCATTATAGGCACCCAGTAAAAACTTATCATAATCTTCAGGTGTATAGGCCTCGGTTTTATACGGTCGAATATCAAAAATAACAATGGTATGATCGGCATTCCATTGATGCTTGGCAATTTTAACACCATTTTTCCCTAAACCCAAACTGGAAGCTTTTACCAAAACACTTTCTGTTGCGGTTTGTAAATTAAACACACAAATATTAACGTTGGAAGCAGCCTCATTAGTACACTCATATGTAATTTTATGATCATTCCATAATTGTAAATTGGCTATGGGGCGTGTAGACGAATAAAGTTTAACAGGGCTTAACAGAAAAACTCCGGGACCAACACGGATGGAATCATCAGTCGTTAAACTTAAGTACTCCAAATTATAATCACCATTACCGTAATGGCTTATCACAATTAGGCTATCTTCATCATTCCAAATAAAACTGCGACTTAAAACTTGACGATTGTTTTGATGAATATACACAGCACTTCCATATGCGCTGCTGGTATAACCAATAGCAATGCGCGAGTATTGTTTACCCATAAAGGTAGTACGTGCTTCCTGTGCTACACGGTAGCCATCGGGAGAAATAGCAAACTCGGAAGTGGCAAAAGGCGTTAAGTGAATATTTTCCGTTGTTTTATCACGATTCACCCTCACCAAATCACCACTTTCATTGCTATAACCCATACAAAAAGTCATATCTTGGGCACATTTAATATTATGAAGCGGTGAATTCAGTGGAATAACACTTTCAACTACACCACCGTGAACCGGGACGCTCATTACAGCAAGCTCGTTATTATCGTTTATTCCATTAAACATGACTTGGCCCGCCGATATTCCTACTGCGGCATCCACGGTATGGATACTGGTTGAAATATCTACAGTGTAGCTTGTTTTAGCCAAGTAAGGTTTAGGCTCGTTGAGTGTTACTTTAATAGCCACTTCCTCTAGAGCTTCGGTGGCATAAGAAATTTTAACAGCCTCGCCATAATTAAGATCGGCCACACTTTTAATAAACCAGCCATCTACCACTTGCTCGGTAGAACAATTATTTTCATCAATACAAAAGGTAAATTCCCCATCTGTACCTTGAGCCACAATTAAGTTGGTATCGGAAGACAAATCGTTTTCCTCTACATAATTATTCACAACATCGGCATAGTCATCCTGTATTTCGTCTGCAGTGCCCATGCGAATACTGGTAGGATCTACATAACCTTTAGTAGCTTTAGCTACCGGAAGAGGAATATCCACGCCTATTAATTCGGTAGCCTGTCCCCCTTTTGATGGAACAATAGGTGCTCCCGGATATCTATTGGAATTAGGACTGCCCCCCAATCCATTACTATCGGCTCCCATACAGGCACTCACCATCAGGAAGAGCCCCAGGCTTATCAATCGCAGGTTGGATAAAAGTTTTTGCACCAAAGGTATATACAGCAACCCCTGTGCCAATTTTTAGACATAACCAATAGTTGAAATAATTGAGTATTTTATAGATGCGTTGCGTTAAAATGAGTTTTTTCTCAATTTGAAATTTTTATGGTTTATCAGGTTGAGAAGAACCTACAGTACCAAGGCCTTGAAGGAGAGAAAGTACATCCACCTTGGCACCCTCTAAATGAAGCCCCACACGGGCTGTAGACTGAAGTAAACCTTCTACCAGGCTTTTAAAATAAGGGCTTAATGTAGTCGATAAATCCATGTTGTCGATGGTGACCTCTCCATTTTCAAGCGTGGTGTGGCCCAATTGAAGATTAAAAAGTAGATGCCCTTTGGGCCCAATACTTAAACCAAAACCATCGTTCTCGGCAGCTAGACTGCTCCAGTCGTTCATGTTGCTAAAACTGACGGTAGTTTCTTGATTAGCCAAACGCCATGGTTGCGGCGGAATAACAAGACCTGCCGTGTTTCCATTGGGCATGGTATTTTGATAAGTGGCCTGAACACTGCCCTGCCCCGCAATAGAACCCACAAAGTTTTTTAAAGTGGGAATGATGTTGTTGGGATTAAGAGGGTCGGGCGCCATTTCAAATTGCAGATCACTAATATTAACAACCAACTCATCAATTTTTAAAAATCCTTCTACACCAGCTTTTGAAATAGGCACCACCACCGGACCCGTAAGCGTCACAGATAAAGGAGTGCCACCTGGTGTGGCTGTGATGCCACCTTCGGGACCAAAGAGGCGGATAGTGCCGTCGCCGGTTAAAGCCACATTGGTAACGGCAGGATCTAGATGGAGATTGAGCGCTTCAATACGCCTGTCGCTGGGAATGTCGAGGGCTGCGTTAATATCATCAAACTCGTATAGAAATTCCGGGAAATTTCCTAACAGAACATGATCGGGTTCGCGATAGTAGGGTTTTGTATGCACACGAATATGGCCACCGGCCACATCCATATCCTTGAGATTAAGATTACGGTTTTGTCCGCCTAAACTAAGAACCAGATGACCGTTTTGTTGAGTAAACGGTAAATCAATATCCATGACTGTATCGGTAATAAGGGTAGCCTCCGGATCTAAAACTTCACCCTCCTGGGGCACATGAACATTAAAAGAAAAATCCATTGTACCGTCGTGAATTTTAAATTTTTCTCCCGCGTTAAAAAAACCGGCCAAACGATTAGGGCTCTCGTTTTGTTTGGCACTGGCCGTAAAATACAAACGACCATTTTCCAAATTAACACTCTCACCATCAAAATTAATGTACGTATGGTGCCTATGCTCCACAAAATTTCCTTCGTCATCATATACCGGTGTAAAATCGTAACGAATATTACCACGCACAAAGCTACCTGCTTCGGCTCTAAAATGAGCATCCTCCTCGTTACTTCTGTCGTCGGCAAAGGCAAATTCTAACGGACCCGAAACCTGCGCATCATCCACCGTAAATGAAATTTGGGGAACTTTATCCATACCGTTAATAAAATCAGCAGCCACCCATAAATTATGCATATCTTCCACGGTAAAATGCATGGTGTTGGGATTATGTAAATCAACCTCAAAGCGCGGCAGGGCTTCGCTGCTACGACCGGCTAAACTAATAAATCCGCGCGTACTCTCATCGCCCCGCACATGAATATTAGCACCTCCTGTTAAGGTAAAAGGCCCGTCGGGATAAATATGAACCGCTCCGGCATCTCCCAAACCCACCACCATTTCACTCTCTAATTTAGCCGAGTTGATCACAGCATCATCCAAATGAACTGCAAGCGAATCAACAATAACGCCTAAAATACCTACAAAAAAACTTTGGCGGGCTTTTTCATCATCATTTTTTGGTTCTATCTTCCCATCCGGCATACTCTCCTTAGAAACAAGAGACGGCTCTTCAGCTGTAAATAAATCGACCAAGGCTTTTACAAACACTACCAACTCTTCAAGCTTGGTAGGCACCGTGTTACGAGGAATATCAATACCGTGTTCTTCTTTTAATTTTTTGTAGAACGTTTTGTTAAATTCATCCAAAGGTCCACTTGTTTGAAAAAATCCCACAAAATCCAAAAGCCCTAAAACATTAAGGCGCAAAATTCCAACTTTAGCCACCAGCACATGCCGTCCGCGTTGATAGGCATTGCGGTCTTCCAATTTAATGCCGCAAAAATTTCCGGAAAGAAGAGCCTCTTTCACATGTTGTTGGGCACCCCCTGTAAGCGCGTCGCCCGTTAAGGAATTGCCTTGTTCATCTTCATAGGCCACAACGGTATAATTCCCTTTAGCCACTTCTTCCTTAAGCGCATCTCGTAAACCAAACAGACCCGATGCATATAAATGCGAATCGGCCACATCCACCGTTAAATTACGACCATCCACCTTCATAAATACGCGTTCCAATTCGGGAACAAAAGTAAGCGACAAAGGAACCCTCGCCGCCAAAGCTTTTTGAAACGCCTTCATTTCCGGTGTTACCCTACTCTCTTCTTCAACCTCTTCCAGCTGACTGCGTTCTACGTTCAGCGAAAGCACTCTAAAACGAGTGGGATCGTTACCCAAAATAATGTCGCGTATCTTTTTTTGTTTTTCCTCATCCGAAAGATTTTCTAAATCGGATTGAAAAATTTCTACACGCGCCCAATTAATATTGTTATCTCCCCAGCTAACAACAAAAGTACTGACAAACGGAATAATTTTGGCCGATACGGGTTTGGATTGGGCCATGAGCTCAGTGGCACGAGGATGATCGGGAGTTACTTGATGGCCGTTTAAACGCAAAATCTCATAACTATGGGGCTGATAATGCATGATGCGTTCGGAAGTGCGTAGCAAGGCGTCGGGGGAAAGACGTGTAAGAGCATCATCATAAAATTTTACAGTAAGAACATCACCTGTACTATAAACCAAATCCACCACCTCACCGCGTTTTTCGCGGCGGGTAAAAGGTTGTGCGCGGGTCGCTAGCTTTAGTCCATTGAGTGGAATCTTAATGCCTCCCAAAACTTCAATATAAATAGGACGCGTGAGTTCAATATCAAAAGTAGAGAGTTTGTATTTTTCACCCAAAATGCGATGACCTTGATCTACATAATGCATAAGGGGAATAAGCATTTTAACGCCTTTGGGTTTATCGGGATTGAGAGGAACAATCAGATATTCCGTATCGTGAATAATACGTGTGGGAAACTCACCTTTCCAGTCAATACCGCCTTTTTCTAAGGTGAGCATAAAACGCTCTACACTGGCCGCAAGCTTGGCTGCATCATTTACATCAAAATCTTGTGCAGCAAGCACCTCTTCTCCATCTTTACCCAGCGCGGAGTTTATCTCGGCCGTTAAACTTTCTATTTCCTCAGCATGTGCTTCATCGGGAGACGGACCATGAAAATCATTAAGGGCTACCAGACCGTCAAGAGTAATGGGCCTTGCATACGCGCGGGCCCTCACACCGGGAGTTTCAAGCCTTACATTCAAATCATAAAAACGGGACTCAAAAGAAACATCGTTCCATGAAAATTGATCAAAACGACCCAGGGCATGAATACCCGCCCCGATAGACCCATTAAATAAAAGTCCGGGCATACCATCGGCCAAATTAATACCACCTATCTCAAGCGATAATCCTGTGCCGCTATAGGCCACAAAATGAGCCTGGGGACCGGCTTCTACATCAATGCCCAAACCCTGATACAAAGTAAGACCCCCGTTACCATACAAATCGGTATTCACAATATCGGCAAGCCGTGCACCACCCACCGACCATTTGCCTTTTATTAAACCATGAGTAGCACCCAAATGGGCCTCGCCTAAAATTTGTTTTTGATTATCGTAAATGGGCAAATCTAAATTTTGCGTGTAAAAACCAAGGGGCCTTTCAAAACTTAATTCCGCTGCCGTCAATGGACCATTGGGGCTAAACACCATTTCTCCCTCGGTAATACCAAAATGAAAAGGATGACTCGCAATACCCAGGCTTGAAACGGCATCAAGCCGCGGCAACAGATGAAGAGTTTGGTCGTCATCGTAAACCGCAACCGTACTGCCTAGATGTAAACCCGCTTTTCCTTGCCTGGCCTCAGTTACGGCATGAACAGTTCCACCCCAATTTTGGGAATCGTCCATATAAAAAGCATACGAACCATCATGAACATCTACAGTTTGCTCCTGATCGGCAGCAATGTGTGCTGCTACAGCAAGATCGCCACTTCCCTGTGCGGTAAAACTGTTGTCCATCATCACATCACCGGCGGTA
It contains:
- a CDS encoding acyltransferase family protein, with the protein product MSKKNIFTNPYRDGDEDHLYFTDEKMLKHFASSLAMVEKYFRYTMVGFNNFPPKKGFMIVANHGFMPFDMALLIRQIYLKTGRRVRMLMHSRTWRLPVLREVFLNMGAVDATPENAVRLLKRGEIVAVFPGGEREGLRSSAHKYKLLWEGRTGFAKTAIAAGVPVVPCMSVGIDDIFYILDQPMKISKKLFHRYLPFPFFVGLGGLPFPRKITTHIGVPIQPPKSSKMVTRFHQQVWASSQKMLQEGVKKRRWFE